Genomic window (Gadus chalcogrammus isolate NIFS_2021 chromosome 3, NIFS_Gcha_1.0, whole genome shotgun sequence):
AATTAAAAAAGGTTgtttccccccaaccccccaatgAGTCATCGAAGCCGTGGCAAGGCAATGGCTTTTTTATGATTTGGTTTGGATGCGCTGCCTGTTCACTCAACCTTACTACGAGTCACCCGCTGGTGGGGGATTCCCTGCATTTGATCCAAGATggcctctttctcttcctctgtcctgaTCCTCTGACCTGCTCTACATGgcctcatctcctccaccctgacgtGACCCGGGAATGTCAGCGATGATGACTCGAGCACCACAGGAATGTAACAGCAGACGCTCTGACCAGGCCGCGGATGTCTTCCTCTCAAAACACAGTTTAATCTCTTTcattcctccatcttcttcttttGCTCCTCGGCGTCTGTCCATCCGTTCCTTACCGgatgcctggaggagatagaggacgGAGGAAGTCTGTTAAAGAACCGGGGGGGTTTGGGAATCTTCTCACGTCCATTCACCGCAAATAGTACTCTGATCTCTCATTTGGTATCTGATCACCCGATCACTAGTTGTACATtgcattgtctgtctgtctgtctgtctgtctgtctgtctgtctgtctgtctgtctgtctgtctgtctgtctgtctgtctgtctgtctgtctgtctgtctgtctgtctgtctgtctgtctgtctgtgtgtgtgtagtggcatgcatgtgtacgtgtgtgtgtatatatgtgtgcaaACTAGTGTGTGAGAGTTCCTAtaaagggaggaaggggggggggggggggggggggggagctaaaTGTCTCCAGGGTGTAGTTTAAGCAGAGAGGAAAAACCCAGTAAATACCTCAGATCTGTTATCAGCTCCTATCGCTGcagagacacattcacacagcacCGCCACATGGGACAGGGGAAATAACCCTGGTGCTCCGGCAGAAACATAaactggcacacacaaacacacaggcacagctacacacacacacaaacacacacacacacacgcgcgcacacacaccgtacTCCCCGTACCATtgtctgagcgtgtgtgcgGGCCGTTGGGCGGTCTGTGGGTGCAGGTGCATTCGAGGTGTTCCTCCAGCCTGATCTGCACCTCCCGCAACTTGGGCCGGCGCCGGACGTACTCCACCTTGGCCACCTGGCAGgcggagggacagggaggggtgaaatggaggaagagagagggaggcaacaGTGAGATAGCaccaggaatgtgtgtgtgtgtgtgtgtgtgtgcgtgcgtgcgtgcgtgcgtgcgtgcgtgcgtgcgtgcgtgcgtgcgtgcgtgcgtgcgtgtgtgtgtgtgtgtgtgtgtgtgtgtgtgtgtgtgtgtgtgagtgagtgcgtgcgtgcgtgcgtgcgtgtgtgtgaggtcgGTGGATGAAATGAGTAGTGGAAGAGGGAGGATGGAGTCCTCGTCTGTTCTGTTGACGAGCGAGAGCCGCCCAACCCATAGGAGCGCCAGCGCATGGCAGGCAAAATGGTGTAGAAGTGAGAGCACGATGACGTGATCCCCCCTGTACGCGAAACTCTCTAAACTATGAGGCGAGTCTGACAAGGAAGTGTCCACTGGATATGAGTCATGTTCTATGCGTGGTCACAAACTCCTAGCGTGCCCATTTTAACAGAGTTTGAatgggtttggggtctttaaaACAGACAAGAGGACAAGATGTCTACCTTCTCCGTTTTCCTCCTCACGAGTTCCACAGTCAAGCCAACACAGGTTCaggcacatgcatacacacccaTAGGCACCTCCGCACAAatgtaacacacgcacacattcccaCTTGGCAGATACGGTGTCAAGGCCAATAAGGCTCCAGGACTGAGTTGAACAGCGTCCGATTGGTTCAAGTCTAAACATAGTGGAGTGAGGCAGGGGAAGCCGACACATAAAACACAGTCAGGTTGGTTTCCGCGTTGCAGAGTTCCCCTGAGGTCAGAGTCTGTGGCCTGTGAAGAAACAGTGGACAGATTGATTGGATCACGAAGGGACCATGTGAGAGAAGTTCCTCCTTTGAAACCAAGTCACGCTTGATTAGaggagttgttgttgttatcgtgGCTTTGGTACTGAACGAAGAGTAgggcagaggagaagaagagagacaagagagacaaGGAAAGCGATAAAGCGAGAAACAGAAagggaagatgaagaagaatcacatacacacgcacacacacacgcacagtacaAGCAGTGATCTTGCAGTTGTCCCTGGCTGCATTATCTCAACatccagaaaaagaaaaaaaaaaacaggtacTGAAGTAATTGCCCTGTGGTTTGCCGATCAACCAGCCCTGAAATTCCCATCGTCCGCAGTCACCAAACTTTCCATCTGCAATGAAACAAATCACAAGCCGTTGGACGGACATAACAGAGACATAAATCGAGGTCTCAATGAAGCCGAGGGGAAAAGCTCAGAGGACCAAGGGCTCCAAGAGTGGCGGTTTGAAACAACTGTCCAGCATGGTGAAGGGAGATGGTCAGGCTGATACCGACaggcacaggcacgcacgcaagcacaagAACACACAATCCTAACCTCACCCCTTTAATATCAAAAACTGCTGTGATgcggctgtctgtgtgtgtgtgtgtgtgtgtgtgtgtgtgtgtgtgtgtgtgtgtgtgtgtgtgtgtgtgtgtgtgtgtgtgatgtggcacagtgtgtgtttgatgtggctgtgtgtgtgtgtgggtgcgagtgtgtgtgcgtgtatcgaTGGGTTTCTGCGAGGTCCGTCAGCCTTCGAGGGAGTGAGAGCTGGGTCTAAGGATATTCAAAAGGCTTAACTTTTGATTTCCTCCCGGCCAGACGGTGGATTGCCTCCCTTTCATCTGGCTCCGGGTATCAGAAGCACCGGCAAACACCCAATCAAAcgcaccctcctcctcctcctcctcctcctcctcctcctcctcctccccctctcactcctttctcTCTTCACGCTTCCTTCCCCTTTCATCACATTCTCAActctaacctctctctccccccccctctctctctctctctctcccccctccctatctctctctctctctctctctctctctctctctctctctctctctctctctctcactctctctctctatctctctctctctctctctctctcccccccccctcccccctctctctctctctctctctctcccccctccctatctctctctctctctctctctctctctctctctctctctctttctctctctctctctctctctctctctctcactctcactctctctctctctctctctctttctctctctctctctctctctctctctctctctctctctctctctctctctctctctctctcactctctctctttctctctctctctctctctcactctctctctctctctctctctctttctctctctctctctctctctctctctctctctctctctctctctctctctctctctctctctctctctctctctctctctctctctctctctctctctctctctctctctctacttaaTTGCTCAAATTTCCCCGGCCTCGATTAATATATTCACATCAAAAACATTACTCATTAACACaatccacacaacacacaccctttGCAGACAgttgttgtgattggctgcagtcCTTAATAGTGAGGCGAGATTAGCCACTGGgatgtctcctccttctctcactgTCCCAAAAGGAAAAGAGTATTTTCAAGAAGAAGTACTTTATAGTCGTCAATTTGGGACATTCCCCTATGTTGCATCAATGCTTTTTTCATATAAATATCAATCAGCAAACTAGAAACAGCCATACTCATTGCCTTTGAGCCACAGTACAATTTAGTGTACTTCTTACTGGATATGGCAAACACTATATGAAAcagacgacccccccccccacacacacacacacacacacacacacacacacacacacacacacacacacacacacacacacacacacacacacacacacacacacacacacacacacacacacacacacacacaccaagaagtTTCCATCTGGCTCTGTATGACTATAAACCAGCACTTTAATAGGTCTTAATGGTGGCTTTGGCAAAGATCAAAAGAAAACTGAGCTGGTCTGAGCAAGCACAGCAAATACTGtactacacacaaactcacactcacactcacacacacacacacacacacacacacacacacacacacacacacacacacacacacacacacacaaatgtatgcaaTGCACCCAAACATTCACTCACAATGAATCTCAAGGGTTCAATGACAAAGCTATTGTTAGCCAGCGCTTATAAGTGTGATGTCAATGGCTATACTAAAACTGCTGCAAATCACTCAAAGGCATTTGTATGTCTGCAAGTACATTCAGGTACATGTGTTTGCCCGTGTTTGTATTTGCCTTAAAAAattgggtcaaaggtcacactaATTCACGCGTCCGCCACTCCAAACGCTGTGGTGACATTCTAACAGTGCTGGGGGGTTCCACTGCCCACTGAACGACTTTGTCTCATCGACCCCAATAAGATGTAGGCTGAAGCCATCACACTGTTCCAACATTGAGGTATACTCTAGAAATTACTCCACTTAAAAAGTAAGTGTTAAAGTTGGTATTATAAATAATAGGATAAATAAGTGTGGCAGTCGGTGGTAGTTACGTTCAGGTCCAAGCCCTTCGTTAAGGTTCTGCAGTACAAGCTGCAGAGTGCAGAGGTTCAGTTCAACACTTAGATTAGAGATGTTCTTTGCCTGTGTAGTAAATAAGCTATTCATGTGATGGTATCGAATCGGCGCATAGACTTACATACTCGCCGGTATGATACTACTTTTTTATACAGTATCTGAGGAATTTCAGTTGGAAATTAAAATTCAGTTGGaagtatatcagggccttgaatgggtagatcaaccatttaaaaaaatccaaattctttgacatatagcaacttcttttttttacagtaacgcaaatacttactttccctggtaactagttacttttattatagagtaattcagttactaactcagttactttttggaaaaagtagtgagtaactataactaattactttttttaaagtaacgttccgaACACTGGTATTGACACCCCATATTACATCCAATcactccacccctccacctctttggcAACACAACCagacccacccaccaccaccagcaccacccagaCCTCCTCCCCATCCACGCCCGTGCTCCGGCTCTACCTTGACGGTGCGGTGGTGGACGCGGGAGGGCTGGCAGCAAAGGTTGCCCGTGTTGCAGCAGCCGGAGCAGCGGCGCAGCTCCACGCAGGAGGGCCACACGATGAAGTTGGCCGAGGACGCGTCCACCTGGGCCCGGGGGATGTCGTAGATCACCGTCCTCACCTTGCACAGGGCCggcaccgcctcctccaccactagggggcagcgccaggacccgggggggggggggggggggggggggggattggtcagacatggcacacacacactgtctgtctgtgtgtgttcatgttttgttgcgtgtatttgtgtgagttgaTAGGATGTGTTGGATGATGGGTGGGTTTTATACAGTTTGATATGTGGTTGATTTGAACCGGCGAGTTGAAACAAAGATTTTGTTTCAAAGTGAGATTTTAATCGAAGCGAACATGCTATGGTATGATTTGTTTATTgataatgtataatgtaatcaGTTATAAGATGCGCCCACATTCTCCCCAGAAGCTGATGAGACTTTATTTCCATTAATTATTAAACTGTAAGTAAAGGAGTcactgtatgtatgtctgtcctTCGTCTCTGGTGTATGTCTGCCTTTCGTCTGGTGTATGTCTGTCCTTTGTCTGTTGTATGTCTGTCCTTTGTCTGGTGTATGTCTGACCTTCGTCTGGTGTATGTCTGCCCTTCGTCTCCGGTGTATGTCTGTCCTTCATCTCTGGTGTATATATGTTCTTTGTCTGTATGATTGTCTGTTTTAATCACAGTTCATCCGATCTACTTCTCAGTTGGCCGAGGAAATGTTGAGGACCTAAGAAGTGCAGTATCGAGTGTAAAGTGGTAACACCGTAGTTTGAGCATTAGCCATACTGCACTGCACGAGTGTTGATGAAGGCTAAAGTACTAGACTTCACGAGTGTTGATTAAGGCTAAAGAACTAGACGGCACTAGTGTTGTTGAAGGTCTAAATACTGTGGGACCAAAAACACATGATATGTGTGTATTGTCTCAGTGCATCGCATTATGCAAACATGTACGAACTGCCTAAGTGTCGgagtacattttatttatgcttttacttgtgtgtgtgtgtgagactgtgtgtgtttgagagtgcgtgtttgtgcgtttgtatgtcTTACCAATGCTCCTCTTGTGCCTGGTGTGTGCTTGCAGTGAACTCTTTCGGTCATGGAAGCTGTGAGACAAGTCCTTCTGGTGACTGTGTTTGGTCTCCTCCATCGCTTCATTATCTgaacaacagcacacacacacacacacacacacacacacgctcacaaattAATTACAGCTGTCTGAAAGAGTAACTGAGCTGAAACTTGATGCGGCTATGTTTGCaataatttgtttttgtttgggtaACGAATTACATAACCACAGTTGCCAAACCACAAACATCAACAAACGTGAGCTTGTAAACACAaataagacacaccaacacgtGACTGATCGAAACGGTTGCGCTTTCTGTTGACCTGCTGAACATTTGACCCAAAGAGCACGGTGGATTACAGAAGCGGAACTTCCAAGCACGAGGTGAAACACACTCTCAAGGCGCGGCTGTTTTGCTCCTCAAACCGTCTCAATCAATAGGACTTTGGACTGGGCGAGTGCCTCagattacagacacacacaccgctttGGGTTTCCAGCTTTCAGCTGGATTGAAGGTTTATGGGACTGCAAGTAAAAGTGTAATGTTTTGTCTCCTGAcagaacgtgtgtgtgggttgttttGTTCAAGCCTTGATAAGGTTTTGTCGTGTCAATGTCAATGTCAAAGGCAAAATAGATTTTCTCTCTCAGGGAATTTTCCTGGAgtacacctcaacacacacagcgtttgtgtgtgtgtgtgtgtgtgtgtgtgtgtgtgtgtgtgtgtgtgtgtgtgtgtgtgtgtgtgtgtgtgtgtgtgtgtgtgtgtgtgtgtgtgtgtgtgtgtgtgtgtgtgtgtg
Coding sequences:
- the LOC130379795 gene encoding platelet-derived growth factor subunit A-like, coding for MPSKPEEEMKAASCHLIAFCLCLLRTAAEESPLPRELLERLSRSEIHSIRDLQRLLEIDSVDNEAMEETKHSHQKDLSHSFHDRKSSLQAHTRHKRSIVVEEAVPALCKVRTVIYDIPRAQVDASSANFIVWPSCVELRRCSGCCNTGNLCCQPSRVHHRTVKVAKVEYVRRRPKLREVQIRLEEHLECTCTHRPPNGPHTRSDNGIR